One part of the Haloprofundus halobius genome encodes these proteins:
- a CDS encoding RNA polymerase subunit sigma-70 has product MYEVCGEKELKVILALDPGDSISGVARKIDENRETIRRVVNRLEEAGYVAYDDGLQLVDQTIRDAGLEFLTASADILPPSISEAYVLPQFAGMDYAFTAIDAVYVWTRGGYQVARDPEDYPLFIAVHESDLDAWTSFFDRFGIPTAEERQPADNLDGAIQVVLEPRSQIEAEMVDGRPVIPLQETVAFANEYYATFESALDMLGRMYDDVDTDAAYRMEPA; this is encoded by the coding sequence ATGTACGAAGTGTGCGGTGAGAAGGAACTCAAGGTCATTCTCGCGCTTGACCCAGGAGATTCCATCTCCGGCGTCGCGCGGAAGATTGACGAGAACCGGGAGACGATTCGGCGCGTCGTGAATCGCCTCGAAGAGGCGGGATACGTCGCATACGATGACGGCCTCCAGCTCGTCGACCAGACAATCCGAGACGCCGGTCTCGAGTTCCTGACGGCGTCAGCAGACATCTTGCCGCCGTCGATTTCAGAAGCGTATGTCCTCCCGCAGTTCGCTGGCATGGACTACGCCTTTACCGCCATCGATGCGGTCTACGTCTGGACCCGCGGTGGCTACCAGGTCGCTCGCGACCCAGAGGACTACCCGCTGTTCATCGCCGTCCACGAGTCCGACCTCGACGCCTGGACGTCGTTCTTCGATCGATTCGGAATCCCGACTGCGGAAGAGCGCCAGCCCGCTGACAACCTCGATGGCGCCATCCAGGTCGTTCTGGAGCCACGGTCACAGATTGAGGCCGAGATGGTCGATGGACGGCCCGTCATCCCGCTCCAGGAAACCGTGGCGTTCGCAAACGAGTACTACGCGACCTTCGAGTCGGCACTCGACATGCTCGGCCGGATGTACGACGACGTCGACACGGACGCAGCCTACCGGATGGAGCCAGCCTGA
- a CDS encoding CBS domain-containing protein has protein sequence MDISEILSPKFTEFDIGTPLSKVAGAFENQELDAVIVTDGDEYRGVVSRRQLASSSNQPSAKVGSQVQHVPTVERTEDVREVARLMIGSDAKTLPVLDDNRVVGVVTGDAVLEAVRPFLEAATVEDAYTAELISATPETTIGKALNMLREAGIAHLPVVDGDDLVGMLSLYDVIEFTTRGGSKSQGGSSSDFGGRGGGGQNRGGFGAREGDADRMLDLPVRNLMSDAVVTIERSAPLDEVVETMFEREISSLVVTADDTSEPIGIITKTDVIEALTWERDDRNAVQVFRPDLLEGMDYDDVSALIESMTSKYGEMSVIKASIELQEHKEQSRGVPLVLARIRLVTDRGYFTADGEGYGASHALRLAANAVERQLLKGKTYGHSKKHPDTDEQAQLYGWWLGG, from the coding sequence ATGGATATATCTGAGATCCTCTCCCCAAAATTCACGGAGTTCGACATCGGCACACCGCTCTCGAAGGTCGCCGGGGCGTTCGAGAATCAGGAACTCGATGCCGTCATCGTAACAGACGGCGACGAGTATCGTGGCGTCGTTAGCCGCCGACAGCTAGCTTCCTCGTCCAACCAGCCCTCTGCGAAGGTTGGCTCACAGGTACAGCACGTCCCGACTGTCGAGCGCACCGAGGATGTCCGCGAGGTCGCGCGGCTCATGATCGGGAGCGACGCCAAAACGCTCCCCGTACTCGATGACAACCGTGTTGTCGGTGTGGTGACCGGCGATGCCGTCCTCGAGGCAGTACGCCCGTTTCTCGAGGCCGCCACTGTCGAGGATGCCTACACGGCGGAGTTGATTAGTGCGACCCCTGAAACCACGATTGGGAAAGCGCTCAATATGCTTCGAGAAGCCGGGATCGCCCATCTCCCGGTCGTCGACGGGGACGACCTCGTGGGAATGTTGAGCCTGTACGACGTCATCGAGTTCACGACGCGAGGCGGCAGCAAGAGCCAAGGTGGTTCGTCGAGCGACTTCGGTGGCCGCGGCGGTGGCGGGCAGAACCGTGGTGGATTCGGCGCGCGCGAGGGTGATGCCGACCGGATGCTCGATCTTCCGGTACGGAACCTGATGTCCGACGCAGTCGTGACCATCGAGCGAAGTGCACCGCTCGACGAGGTCGTCGAGACGATGTTCGAGCGGGAGATATCCTCGCTCGTCGTTACGGCCGACGACACCAGCGAGCCAATCGGTATCATCACGAAAACGGACGTCATCGAGGCGCTCACCTGGGAGCGCGATGACCGCAACGCCGTGCAGGTGTTCAGGCCCGACCTGCTGGAGGGGATGGACTACGACGACGTCTCCGCGCTGATTGAGAGCATGACCTCGAAGTACGGTGAGATGAGCGTGATCAAGGCCAGCATCGAACTGCAGGAGCACAAGGAACAAAGTCGGGGGGTGCCGCTGGTACTGGCACGGATCCGACTGGTCACCGACCGCGGCTACTTCACGGCCGATGGGGAAGGATACGGTGCCTCTCACGCTCTCCGACTTGCTGCGAACGCGGTCGAACGTCAGCTGCTCAAGGGGAAGACCTACGGCCACTCGAAGAAGCATCCCGACACAGACGAGCAGGCACAGCTCTATGGCTGGTGGCTTGGCGGGTGA
- a CDS encoding site-2 protease family protein, giving the protein MRSYRLTSVWGIPIRINISLIIFLPILAWLIGSGQQIPLYAGIIDGLTGSTLDVAVLRQGATPWLIGAVAALGLFVSVTLHELGHSWVALRYGLTIESITLWIFGGVASMTSMPREWNREFWIAIAGPITSVLLGGVCYILLQLIPTSLPIVLFVVGWLAVVNVTLAVFNLVPAFPMDGGRVFRALLARTRPYGQATRIAARVGVIFALLFAVIGVFSFNVILLFVALFIYGAATSESRTTALEDLLAGVTVADIMTPDSRTISATSTVAEFVDQMLVNRRTEFGVTDETGATVGIVSLRHLKDVDQRNRATTLVTDVMAEAPLTVQATADAFDALVELGTTKTSYALVEEDGAIVGVLSQADYASALELRRGIGTVGERDQSVPTTAAGDVSASGR; this is encoded by the coding sequence ATGCGTAGCTATCGACTCACCAGCGTCTGGGGCATCCCCATCCGGATCAACATTTCGCTGATCATCTTTCTCCCGATCCTCGCGTGGTTGATCGGAAGTGGGCAGCAGATCCCCCTCTACGCTGGAATCATTGATGGGTTGACCGGGTCGACACTCGACGTTGCCGTCCTGCGCCAGGGCGCGACGCCCTGGCTGATCGGCGCTGTGGCGGCGCTCGGTCTGTTCGTGAGCGTGACCCTCCACGAACTGGGTCACTCGTGGGTCGCGCTTCGATACGGACTGACCATCGAATCGATCACACTCTGGATCTTCGGCGGTGTCGCGAGCATGACGTCCATGCCGCGCGAGTGGAATCGCGAGTTCTGGATCGCCATCGCCGGCCCTATCACGAGCGTCCTGCTTGGAGGAGTTTGTTACATCCTGTTGCAGCTCATCCCCACGTCGCTCCCCATTGTACTGTTCGTCGTCGGCTGGCTCGCGGTCGTTAACGTAACGCTCGCGGTCTTCAACCTCGTTCCGGCGTTCCCGATGGACGGCGGGCGGGTCTTTCGAGCGCTGCTCGCTCGGACACGCCCGTACGGGCAGGCCACCCGAATCGCCGCACGTGTTGGCGTCATCTTCGCCCTGCTGTTCGCCGTTATCGGCGTGTTCTCGTTCAACGTCATCCTCCTGTTCGTCGCCCTGTTCATCTACGGAGCGGCGACCTCCGAATCACGCACGACGGCGCTCGAAGATTTGCTCGCTGGAGTCACCGTCGCGGACATCATGACGCCCGATTCACGCACTATCTCGGCCACTTCGACGGTCGCGGAGTTCGTCGACCAGATGCTCGTCAACCGTCGAACCGAGTTCGGCGTTACCGACGAGACAGGCGCCACCGTCGGTATCGTCTCACTACGACACCTGAAAGATGTCGACCAGCGCAACCGTGCAACCACTCTGGTTACTGACGTAATGGCCGAAGCACCGCTTACCGTGCAGGCGACGGCGGACGCCTTCGACGCACTCGTCGAACTCGGCACCACAAAGACGTCGTACGCCCTCGTCGAGGAGGACGGCGCAATCGTCGGGGTTCTCTCGCAGGCCGATTACGCGAGCGCACTCGAATTACGGCGGGGTATCGGTACAGTTGGCGAGCGCGATCAGTCTGTGCCGACGACTGCGGCCGGTGACGTATCTGCCTCCGGGCGTTAG
- a CDS encoding helix-turn-helix domain-containing protein — protein sequence MSVIADFSVPADAFCLAHTLKSAQQMAAELDLLVAHSPDYIMPFLRVVGNEWEQFETILDEDPTVDESELTDSFSTERLYQIKWSDVVSERLRIILDHEGVILDARGSDGEWRMRVRFESRNHFSEFINHFEEEGQVTLHQLFTPTTSGVHYYALSEKQRSALLTAYNSGYFDVPRKATGEDLAEQLSISHQAVSDRLRRGMKVLIEHTLARDQNREL from the coding sequence ATGAGTGTCATTGCAGATTTCAGTGTTCCCGCTGATGCGTTCTGCTTGGCGCACACACTCAAATCTGCCCAGCAGATGGCAGCCGAGTTAGACCTGTTAGTTGCTCACAGTCCTGATTACATCATGCCGTTTCTCCGTGTAGTTGGAAACGAATGGGAGCAATTCGAGACCATACTTGATGAAGACCCAACTGTTGATGAATCAGAATTGACCGATTCGTTTTCTACTGAGCGCTTATATCAAATCAAATGGTCAGACGTCGTTAGCGAACGTCTGCGCATCATTCTCGATCACGAGGGAGTCATTCTTGATGCCCGTGGATCGGATGGCGAATGGCGGATGCGCGTCCGTTTTGAATCCCGTAACCATTTCTCCGAATTTATAAATCACTTCGAAGAAGAGGGACAAGTGACACTGCACCAATTATTTACTCCGACCACATCTGGGGTTCACTACTATGCGCTTTCGGAAAAGCAACGTTCTGCTCTTCTCACAGCATATAACAGTGGTTACTTCGATGTCCCACGGAAGGCGACAGGAGAGGATCTCGCTGAACAGCTCTCTATCTCACATCAGGCAGTCTCAGATAGATTACGTCGCGGAATGAAGGTTCTTATTGAGCATACATTAGCACGAGACCAGAACCGCGAATTATGA